One stretch of Clavelina lepadiformis chromosome 6, kaClaLepa1.1, whole genome shotgun sequence DNA includes these proteins:
- the LOC143462030 gene encoding cilia- and flagella-associated protein 100-like, whose product MTRYALANRYQRFEAGEPEAPVKTKIRLPPIDQNAHNLDEVWKSNPFKFPANSEWVDICLAEKIRSRELRHNEREKKVHDKNTFQTRYTGSTFPSLKKIFKTWDDEMNKEFLQKKPTHISNAFSMTSQKLRVRPVEREFTHELIQRKREMFLVNFALQTKRDQINEYKSRRIAEEYKLKKTAETLQKDAQTFNEFVKANDESAVNAMKASERESRLKLEKITELRRMQTLLGTAKAEISKMDEFLADYLSYKSFLLQVHHNINKKNDEKILTTEQWEARLKNIRKRKAERIKKKKAQEENKRRPSIPARKRQFSISKDAKKSKERMTSPVMSKQLAFTKINYPEEWEEDEIEATKKTERISYLLEDPKFLPNLIRDMEEENLKLILHNQYSEETVDEVKHAYDVTTKKMEKEVKLLRKQVEGLQASIKVTNRRSKSLQIMCHLLDKGVHENGDKALSDLNQKIEEVYMNVFGRLLVTMDGLVMLTSIEKRMQELVDEVESLPKSDVNEVRKNKEKQRRLLLREKKLAMELHRQEERARRALERSNANRFKKVGRKLVYRSEPLKSRETAKVSTDRVTKTESQIFLEKE is encoded by the exons ATGACCAGGTATGCATTGGCGAACAGGTATCAAAGATTTGAGGCTGGGGAACCCGAAGCGCCAGTCAAGACCAAG ATTCGACTGCCGCCAATCGACCAGAATGCCCATAACCTAGACGAAGTGTGGAAAAGTAACCCTTTCAAGTTCCCGGCTAATTCGGAATGGGTCGACATCTGCCTG GCGGAGAAAATTCGATCGCGagaattacgtcacaatgagcGTGAGAAAAAAGTGCATGACAAGAACACGTTTCAGACCAGGTACACCGGGTCTACTTTTCCCAGCTTAAAGAAGATCTTCAAAACCTGGGACGATGAAATGAACAAA GaatttctacaaaaaaaaCCCACACACATAAGCAACGCCTTcagtatgacgtcacaaaaattGCGCGTTCGACCGGTGGAGCGTGAGTTTACGCATGAGTTGATCCAGCGGAAGCGAGAGATGTTTCTCGTCAACTTCGCGCTGCAGACGAAGCGCGACCAGATCAACGAGTACAAATCGCGCAGGATAGCGGAAGAATACAAG CTGAAGAAGACAGCGGAGACGCTTCAAAAAGACGCACAGACCTTCAATGAATTTGTGAAAGCAAACGACGAGTCGGCTGTAAATGCAATGAAAGCTTCTGAGAGGGAAAGTAGGCTCAAGTTGGAAAAG ATAACCGAGCTGCGTAGGATGCAAACCTTACTGGGCACGGCTAAGGCGGAAATTTCTAAAATGGATGAGTTCTTGGCAGATTATCTCAG CTACAAATCCTTCCTCCTTCAAGTCCACCACAACATCAACAAGAAGAATGACGAGAAAATCCTGACAACCGAGCAATGGGAAGCGAGGTTGAAAAATATTCGGAAGAGAAAAGCGGAGAGAATTAAAAAGAAGAAGGCACAGGAAGAGAATAAGAGACGACCATCGATCCCAGCGAGGAAACGTCAGTTCAGCATCTCCAA GGACGCAAAGAAGTCAAAGGAGAGAATGACGTCACCGGTGATGAGCAAGCAACTGGCTTTCACCAAAATCAACTACCCGGAAGAATGGGAAGAGGACGAAATTGAAGCAACAAAGA AGACGGAGCGGATTTCGTATCTCTTGGAAGATCCTAAGTTTCTTCCGAACTTGATCCGAGATATGGAGGAGGAAAATCTGAAATTGATTCTTCACAACCAATACTCGGAGGAGACTGTTGACGAAGTAAAG CACGCCTATGACGTAACCACGAAGAAGATGGAGAAAGAAGTCAAATTATTACGTAAACAAGTGGAAGGCCTGCAGGCTTCGATAAAAGTCACAAATCGGCGATCTAAGAGCTTGCAAATCATGTGCCATCTCCTGGATAAAGGAGTCCATGAAAATGGTGATAAGGCGCTCTCTGATCTTAACCAAAAGATTGAAGAG GTCTACATGAACGTGTTTGGGCGTCTTCTCGTCACAATGGACGGACTTGTGATGTTGACCAGTATTGAAAAGAGGATGCAGGAACTCGTTGATGAAGTTGAATCTCTGCCCAAGTCAGACGTCAATGAAGTTCggaaaaataaagaaaag CAACGCCGCCTTCTTCTTCGTGAAAAGAAACTTGCGATGGAGCTGCATCGTCAGGAAGAACGGGCACGGAGAGCGCTAGAGAGGTCGAATGCGAACCGTTTTAAGAAAGTTGGGAGAAAACTTGTCTACCG ttcCGAGCCGCTTAAATCGAGAGAAACAGCAAAAGTATCCACGGATAGAGTAACGAAGACAGAGAGTCAAATTTTTCTTGAGAAAGAATAA
- the LOC143462360 gene encoding uncharacterized protein LOC143462360 isoform X2 translates to MYQRNVQFCFLSLVLLSFSQIIEANEALPENVDSENSTSLESCQMLETRVFKLDLGCVHGPKARSTVHELTTETLEDCKRVCCEWKEGPCDFVYWDSYHKCIVMNYYVLGLCMPTVSSSLTSSHTLLLSISDRVIPGVRKHLLKQYRKQVQGLLGCSDHQYVCDNWNCIDNKYMCDGIPHCSDGSDELYCASNETGLKCINHNGDHVDAGKQYRPYNEPDECKTCVCGEDSKPIYCYLAVCQPLPPSACNGPRPELCCQCNHGNNFSHDQSDPNDTNSSYVRLNNTQRLIVSCMSVLIIVMILLFFSRNIVHRRRHGGMHQNYLVQPSSRENGTWMRANGPEASNNNRSFFSRYWSNSDTVSFFDQDEPPVPCVDPPPPYTFWKPNTSSTNNEVSLENGLNPPPSYPTSSTSGSRQSINEGAGPVDGPPCASPTMHQSDDTVAPQPIRRGDSEDEPASPSSTTSESLLIANEQSTSRPERT, encoded by the exons ATGTATCagcgaaatgtgcaattttgtTTCCTTTCTTTGGTTCTTCTCtcattttcacaaatcatCGAAGCGAATGAGGCACTGCCAGAAAATGTCGACTCGGAAAATTCAACTTCTCTTGAGTCATGCCAGATGCTGGAGACGAGGGTTTTTAAACTTGACCTTGGATGCGTCCACGGCCCCAAAGCGAGGTCAACAGTACATGAACTGACAACTGAAACATTGGAAGATTGCAAACGTGTGTGCTGTGAATGGAAAGAAGGCCCCTGTGACTTTGTTTACTGGGACAG TTACCACAAGTGCATCGTCATGAATTACTACGTGCTGGGTCTTTGCATGCCGACTGTGTCCTCTTCTTTGACCAGCTCGCACACTCTCCTGCTCAGCATCTCGGATCGAGTGATCCCAGGGGTCAGGAAGCATCTTTTGAAGCAATATCG TAAACAAGTTCAAGGTCTGCTGGGCTGCTCAGACCATCAATATGTTTGCGATAACTGGAATTGCATTGACAACAAATACATGTGTGATGGAATCCCACATTGTTCTGACGGTTCAGACGAACTTTACTGTGCCAGTAACGAAACCG GTTTAAAGTGTATAAACCACAACGGCGATCATGTTGACGCCGGCAAACAATACCGACCCTACAATGAACCAGACGAATGCAAAACCTGTGTGTGTGGAGAGGACAGCAAACCAATATATTGCTATTTGGCTGTTTGCCAACCTCTGCCACCCAGTGCATGCAATGGACCAAGACCTGAACTTTGCTGTCAATGTAATCACGGTAACAATTTCAGCCACGATCAATCCGATCCAAATGACACAA ATTCATCGTATGTCAGACTCAACAACACCCAACGCCTGATCGTGAGCTGTATGTCGGTTCTCATCATTGTTATGATACTACTGTTTTTTTCCCGAAACATTGTCCATCGGAGAAGGCACGGCGGGATGCATCAGAATTACTTAGTGCAACCCAGTAGTCGTGAAAATGGAACGTGGATGCGAGCAAATGGTCCTG AAGCATCGAACAACAATCGGTCGTTTTTCAGCAGATATTGGTCGAACAGCGACACCGTTTCTTTCTTCGATCAAGATGAGCCCCCGGTACCTTGTGTTGACCCCCCACCCCCCTACACCTTCTGGAAACCCAACACGTCATCAACAAACAATGAAGTAAGCCTTGAAAATGGCCTAAACCCTCCCCCATCATACCCCACAAGTTCTACATCTGGAAGCCGGCAATCAATTAATGAAG GTGCTGGTCCTGTTGACGGACCTCCGTGTGCTTCTCCCACAATGCATCAGTCTGACGACACTGTGGCTCCTCAACCAATCAGAAGAGGAGATTCAGAAGACGAACCTGCCAGTCCTTCCAGCACGACATCAGAAAGTTTACTCATCGCCAATGAACAGAGCACCTCAAGGCCGGAACGCACTTAG
- the LOC143462360 gene encoding uncharacterized protein LOC143462360 isoform X1, with the protein MYQRNVQFCFLSLVLLSFSQIIEANEALPENVDSENSTSLESCQMLETRVFKLDLGCVHGPKARSTVHELTTETLEDCKRVCCEWKEGPCDFVYWDSYHKCIVMNYYVLGLCMPTVSSSLTSSHTLLLSISDRVIPGVRKHLLKQYRKQVQGLLGCSDHQYVCDNWNCIDNKYMCDGIPHCSDGSDELYCASNETGLKCINHNGDHVDAGKQYRPYNEPDECKTCVCGEDSKPIYCYLAVCQPLPPSACNGPRPELCCQCNHGNNFSHDQSDPNDTNSSYVRLNNTQRLIVSCMSVLIIVMILLFFSRNIVHRRRHGGMHQNYLVQPSSRENGTWMRANGPEASNNNRSFFSRYWSNSDTVSFFDQDEPPVPCVDPPPPYTFWKPNTSSTNNEVSLENGLNPPPSYPTSSTSGSRQSINEAGAGPVDGPPCASPTMHQSDDTVAPQPIRRGDSEDEPASPSSTTSESLLIANEQSTSRPERT; encoded by the exons ATGTATCagcgaaatgtgcaattttgtTTCCTTTCTTTGGTTCTTCTCtcattttcacaaatcatCGAAGCGAATGAGGCACTGCCAGAAAATGTCGACTCGGAAAATTCAACTTCTCTTGAGTCATGCCAGATGCTGGAGACGAGGGTTTTTAAACTTGACCTTGGATGCGTCCACGGCCCCAAAGCGAGGTCAACAGTACATGAACTGACAACTGAAACATTGGAAGATTGCAAACGTGTGTGCTGTGAATGGAAAGAAGGCCCCTGTGACTTTGTTTACTGGGACAG TTACCACAAGTGCATCGTCATGAATTACTACGTGCTGGGTCTTTGCATGCCGACTGTGTCCTCTTCTTTGACCAGCTCGCACACTCTCCTGCTCAGCATCTCGGATCGAGTGATCCCAGGGGTCAGGAAGCATCTTTTGAAGCAATATCG TAAACAAGTTCAAGGTCTGCTGGGCTGCTCAGACCATCAATATGTTTGCGATAACTGGAATTGCATTGACAACAAATACATGTGTGATGGAATCCCACATTGTTCTGACGGTTCAGACGAACTTTACTGTGCCAGTAACGAAACCG GTTTAAAGTGTATAAACCACAACGGCGATCATGTTGACGCCGGCAAACAATACCGACCCTACAATGAACCAGACGAATGCAAAACCTGTGTGTGTGGAGAGGACAGCAAACCAATATATTGCTATTTGGCTGTTTGCCAACCTCTGCCACCCAGTGCATGCAATGGACCAAGACCTGAACTTTGCTGTCAATGTAATCACGGTAACAATTTCAGCCACGATCAATCCGATCCAAATGACACAA ATTCATCGTATGTCAGACTCAACAACACCCAACGCCTGATCGTGAGCTGTATGTCGGTTCTCATCATTGTTATGATACTACTGTTTTTTTCCCGAAACATTGTCCATCGGAGAAGGCACGGCGGGATGCATCAGAATTACTTAGTGCAACCCAGTAGTCGTGAAAATGGAACGTGGATGCGAGCAAATGGTCCTG AAGCATCGAACAACAATCGGTCGTTTTTCAGCAGATATTGGTCGAACAGCGACACCGTTTCTTTCTTCGATCAAGATGAGCCCCCGGTACCTTGTGTTGACCCCCCACCCCCCTACACCTTCTGGAAACCCAACACGTCATCAACAAACAATGAAGTAAGCCTTGAAAATGGCCTAAACCCTCCCCCATCATACCCCACAAGTTCTACATCTGGAAGCCGGCAATCAATTAATGAAG CAGGTGCTGGTCCTGTTGACGGACCTCCGTGTGCTTCTCCCACAATGCATCAGTCTGACGACACTGTGGCTCCTCAACCAATCAGAAGAGGAGATTCAGAAGACGAACCTGCCAGTCCTTCCAGCACGACATCAGAAAGTTTACTCATCGCCAATGAACAGAGCACCTCAAGGCCGGAACGCACTTAG
- the LOC143462358 gene encoding CUB and sushi domain-containing protein 3-like encodes MKYSRVLFFLLLCPLASNVVDGCEIAPYVPNATFVSSQTPSDIYRGYYQCDPGLSADNPTKTDLFCLDQYYYNGSHALLGRFWNPDNPVLYFTCAAPSDGCGNPPLLTNGGFETSILGQNWPFEVTSAIKYFCLDGFELDAPAGEFSVCRQGNKWSLNENSWNFPRCQPDCGPPPVSKNAATFVTSTIQGSVAYYVCDPGLATSDVTNTTCRKDGDYSVSWNPRNPPKCRIPVKGCGNPPIPKHGSVLQEPPYYKGDIATYKCDHGFQLIRHDQNTNTCEGGNVWSLKSDHENFPICHAVCLALPPAPKGVSYLIEDDILSEKERSIYKLNTTIAVACLPTYRLLKNATLVCVRKTAFDGTLQDRASWQWTLDGSESHPPNVCGKDCGDAIPVANATFRSSGSGLSGRYECEPGFVTREDTMAECTINGTWSIDPLPICFEPTTGCGGPPALDNGGYFAVTDVEDYSFAVGDAVQYRCYPPFHLLPEDGGESKCLLNNTWSRSDTSQQFPVCRLGCARPPLSDDSLSVVLPYIQSDESYKPGQLAFYYCENGSTLVGESVASCIDGAWSPMPPICVETCGAPPQAKNATTYPIPPSSVEYICDEGFSTEGSTVNTCRGGEWNLIPVPKCIIPRTGCGNPRMLEQGNYSGRPPYNEGKSIQYYCLEDFEIIAPSGAVSTCIHGKNWSLEDGTKKFPKCRPTCKIPPLPPTFGYVVNFLESNENGFYSRGSTITYACVPPYALRGSGTITCAGFSWIPNDVPACVKAFTAAVIPTVLGRHIIYGPRKLLKYFRRQFNTPQDQSVNSTNRAARDLDVNDPVYVIDDVTNVPSHNSNLSPEPLRTNNSLQFNDSMIEVEINIICGFPGICLGSTIDVYVNCYEKNLLSCQQCGVGRAIIFLILMVIFGLMIFVGNALVICVGYRRWKRGNPTKLDICKISLATADIMTALQILVVMVYNFNWSMNLTPIELDAKQYALRGSAQAYAGGILLVFGVTSSLYHLLYMGVERVYAIAMPLQYKYQSKTSLYLGLLLVWVLSIVTATIFAWFPDKFTFMYMTTTFLFYPALHENSNNYGYTAAIVMMVLFYLLPFLCLTISCVFSIVFTFRKRNGKSSRKCETNSRMSASRRKQNLNVFKTVALMQIGFTTTLIPVLVVAGMFYSGRLDCLNLAQPYMIGFYLSMTNSLVNVIIYSAREGDFRREIIDIFRPGYLRSRARERSITDTNKKIFESK; translated from the exons atgaaatattctCGAGTGCTTTTTTTCCTGCTGCTATGCCCACTGGCATCTAATGTTGTTGACG GTTGCGAAATTGCCCCATATGTCCCGAACGCAACTTTTGTCTCCTCACAAACTCCGTCCGATATCTACCGAGGTTATTACCAATGCGACCCAGGCTTGAGCGCAGACAATCCGACAAAGACGGATTTATTCTGCCTGGACCAGTATTACTACAACGGATCGCATGCCCTTCTTGGAAGATTCTGGAATCCCGACAACCCGGTTTTGTATTTTACCTGCGCTGCGCCATCTGATG GTTGCGGTAATCCTCCTTTACTTACCAATGGCGGGTTTGAAACCTCAATACTCGGTCAAAACTGGCCCTTTGAAGTCACGAGTGCCATCAAATATTTCTGCCTTGATGGTTTCGAGCTCGATGCTCCGGCGGGAGAGTTTAGTGTTTGTCGTCAAGGCAACAAGTGGAGCTTGAATGAAAATTCTTGGAACTTTCCAAGATGCCAACCAG ACTGTGGTCCACCTCCGGTCTCGAAAAACGCCGCAACATTTGTGACGTCAACTATTCAAGGTTCCGTTGCTTATTACGTCTGCGACCCCGGGTTAGCAAccagtgacgtcacaaacaccACTTGCAGGAAAGACGGCGACTATTCGGTTTCATGGAACCCGAGAAACCCTCCAAAATGCAGAATTCCTGTAAAAG GCTGCGGTAACCCACCCATACCAAAACATGGCTCAGTGCTGCAGGAACCCCCTTATTACAAGGGTGACATAGCTACCTACAAATGCGACCATGGATTTCAACTGATTCGTCACGATCAAAACACCAACACTTGTGAAGGTGGCAATGTGTGGAGCTTGAAATCTGACCACGAAAACTTTCCGATTTGTCATGCAG TTTGTCTGGCTTTGCCACCCGCTCCTAAGGGGGTGTCTTATCTCATCGAAGATGACATTCTAAGCGAGAAAGAGCGATCCATTTACAAGCTGAATACGACAATCGCGGTTGCTTGCCTGCCAACTTATCGATTGTTGAAAAACGCGACTTTGGTCTGTGTTAGGAAGACAGCGTTTGATGGGACTCTCCAAGATCGAGCTTCCTGGCAATGGACTTTGGATGGTTCGGAGAGCCATCCGCCCAATGTTTGCGGAAAAG ATTGCGGTGATGCGATTCCAGTCGCAAACGCAACTTTCCGATCATCGGGGTCAGGACTAAGTGGTCGGTATGAGTGTGAACCAGGGTTTGTCACAAGAGAAGACACGATGGCTGAATGCACAATTAACGGAACTTGGAGCATCGATCCTCTTCCGATTTGCTTCGAACCAACGACAG GCTGTGGAGGTCCCCCGGCTTTAGATAACGGCGGATATTTCGCTGTGACGGATGTGGAAGATTATTCCTTTGCTGTGGGTGACGCGGTCCAATATCGCTGTTACCCTCCTTTTCATTTACTCCCTGAGGATGGTGGAGAAAGCAAATGCTTGCTGAATAATACCTGGAGTCGTTCTGACACTTCTCAACAATTTCCAGTTTGTCGTTTAG GCTGTGCTCGTCCACCGCTATCTGATGACTCGCTTTCAGTTGTTCTACCTTACATTCAATCGGATGAATCCTACAAACCCGGGCAACTCGCGTTTTATTATTGCGAAAACGGGTCAACTTTAGTTGGAGAAAGCGTCGCTTCGTGCATTGACGGTGCCTGGTCTCCGATGCCTCCAATATGCGTGGAAA CTTGTGGAGCCCCTCCTCAAGCGAAGAATGCAACTACTTACCCCATACCGCCATCTAGCGTAGAGTATATTTGCGACGAAGGATTTTCAACAGAAGGCTCTACCGTCAACACTTGCCGCGGGGGAGAATGGAACCTGATCCCGGTTCCAAAATGCATCATCCCGCGAACAG GTTGTGGCAACCCTAGGATGCTAGAACAAGGCAACTATTCAGGCCGACCTCCTTATAATGAAGGCAAGTCTATTCAATATTACTGCCTTGAAGACTTCGAGATAATTGCTCCTAGTGGAGCCGTGAGCACTTGCATCCATGGTAAAAATTGGAGCTTGGAAGATGGcacgaaaaagtttccaaaGTGTCGACCAA CTTGCAAGATACCGCCTCTGCCCCCAACGTTTGGCTACGTTGTGAATTTTCTTGAATCCAACGAGAACGGTTTTTATTCCCGAGGTTCAACAATCACTTACGCTTGCGTGCCACCTTACGCTTTACGTGGGTCGGGCACAATCACTTGTGCGGGCTTCTCATGGATTCCAAACGATGTCCCAGCATGCGTTAAAG CGTTTACAGCAGCAGTCATACCAACAGTCTTAGGCCGTCACATAATCTACGGACCAAGAAAACTTCTGAAGTACTTTCGTCGTCAATTCAACACTCCTCAGGACCAATCAGTAAATAGCACTAACAGGGCTGCTAGAGACCTTGACGTCAATGATCCTGTTTACGTAATCGATGACGTCACTAATGTTCCAAGCCATAACAGCAATCTCTCTCCTGAACCTCTGAGAACCAACAACTCTCTTCAGTTTAACGACAGCATGATTGAAGTGGAGATAAATATTATTTGCGGTTTTCCTGGGATTTGTCTGGGCTCCACTATCGACGTATACGTCAACTGCTATGAAAAAAATCTTCTCTCCTGTCAACAATGTGGAGTAGGAAGAGCAATCATCTTCCTCATCTTGATGGTTATCTTCGGATTGATGATATTCGTCGGCAATGCTCTTGTTATATGCGTCGGTTACAGGCGATGGAAGCGAGGAAACCCCACCAAGTTAGACATCTGCAAAATTTCGTTGGCTACGGCTGATATAATGACAG CTTTACAAATTCTGGTTGTGATGGTTTACAACTTCAACTGGTCAATGAATCTTACTCCGATTGAGCTCGACGCTAAGCAGTATGCTCTGCGGGGATCGGCGCAGGCATATGCCGGGGGAATTTTACTTGTGTTCGGCGTAACCTCTTCACTGTATCATCTGCTTTACATGGGAGTGGAAAGGGTTTACGCCATCGCAATGCCGTTACAGTATAAATACCAAAGCAAAACATCCCTGTATTTGGGTCTGCTTTTGGTCTGGGTACTGTCTATCGTGACAGCAACAATATTTG CTTGGTTTCCCGACAAATTCACCTTCATGTACATGACGACAACATTTCTTTTCTATCCCGCTCTTCATGAAAATTCTAACAATTATGGCTACACAGCGGCCATTGTGATGATGGTTCTATTCTACCTTCTTCCTTTCCTGTGTCTG ACGATTTCGTGCgttttttctattgttttcaCCTTTCGAAAACGGAATGGCAAATCTAGTAGAAAATGTGAGACAAATTCCAGAATGTCAGCTTCAAGAAGGAAACAGAACCTCAACGTCTTTAAGACGGTTGCTTTGATGCAAATCGGCTTCACCACAACTTTGA TTCCTGTCTTGGTGGTCGCTGGAATGTTTTATTCCGGTCGCTTGGATTGCCTGAACCTTGCCCAACCTTACATGATCGGGTTTTACCTGAGCATGACAAACAG TCTTGTCAACGTCATAATCTACAGCGCGAGAGAAGGAGACTTCCGGCGAGAAATCATCGACATATTTCGGCCTGGTTATCTACGTAGCAGGGCCAGAGAGCGATCTATTACTGACACCAACAAGAAGATTTTTGAATCAAAGTAG